A segment of the Gossypium hirsutum isolate 1008001.06 chromosome D10, Gossypium_hirsutum_v2.1, whole genome shotgun sequence genome:
TTTTAAGACCAAAGTGAGAGTAGTGGGAGCACACACCAAAAGTGCTTTTGTTAGACAATGCcaattctttgttttattttgtttatacaTTTACTTAATAAGTGGCAAATGGCAAAGAATGCCCTTTCCACTTTGAAGGAAAATATGTTtacaagttttatatatatatatttcatgtcCACATGCACTGCAGCCACTAATAATATACATTAGATTACTTTTCAATTGGAgcataaatatataacaaagggAAATGGAAATGTTGGGTCCATAAAAAAGTTAATCATTTCACATGTATGGATTAATTTTAGTAAGGGTATGACTTGTAATATACTTAAAATAGgtagattaaaatttaaatacgtatatatattgTATGGACAATTTAAATTTAGTGTATTTTTTatgatcttaaaattttaaaacaaaagatAATTTGAGCTTAAGTATGCTCGAACtcatatctttttttatttttgcaacaACATCAATACCAATTGAGTTAAGATATAAGCGATTTGGGTCTAATGTGCTAAAAGAATAGataatgtcattaaaatttaggatgattttttttttaacatgacagcgtttaacatttaattttgtgttttaaatgTGTTCCACATTAGACAGTAAGATCAACGGAAGTAATTAATCGACACGATACTAATACTTTAaggacttaattaaaatatttttaaagactaaattaatattatattatacatatgttttttaaatatgtttttttgtaTCAGAGCAATTGGGCCTTtgtctcaaaaagaaaaaaaaattgtaattttgtcttttcataaacgattaaattataaattaatatatagtaaaattacactttcacttcaaaaatagaaaaaaaatatttaacctcttcaaaaattatgaaaacataaaatcaataaatgataaaattaaaatttgatctatcaaaattttataattcaactcTGCCCTctaatttcttttttgaattcaCCCTTAAATTTTGTTATGCAAAGACATAACATTCAATAGAAAATAATGTTCCTTTAAAACATAATTTGTGCCAATAATTGTTAACTGTGTTACGTAAAGACATAACAATAATGTTAAGAGTAATAATAATGCGATTAGCGCGGCTCAAACTCATGTCACAACTGGAGCAGTAAACACTCTAACCATCAAACCAGCACACatagtttttatgattttattttaaacattttaaaactttattttatctTTGAAAAAAAAGTGATTCAGGCATCCAAATCAATTTCGATTactttggtatatatatatgtttctatCAATCAAAGACATGAGTAAATAGCAAAAAGGGAAAATGAGCTAGGAGTGTAGCACATTGCCGAAAATGGAGTCAACCATAAAAGGGGATATGCATGAAATTGTTGGGTTAGTTCCATTAAACTTGCTCCACTCAATCCAAATCAATGGAGGTAACTGTGGGTGATAGAGACAGACTGCCCTCGTCATTGTCTCTATCCATATCTTTCAAAAGAAAAACACACACAAATTCAAGTTAAACTAAACATCTGTTATTCAttgtttaaaaaaagtatttctgattttaaaaatatttttagaagaaaAGCTGTGCAGAACAAGCTGCTTTTAGTTGAAATCTTTAGTTTTTCAGAAATGCTTTTCAAAAGTACTATTGAAAATGAGAAGCTACaaattttatcttttcctttcaCAAAAACACTTTTGGTACTTAATTATAACTtagtactttttttttcttggtgcttaattataaatgtgttaaaatcattaattaaaaataaaaaaaaatattttttaaaatactaattacaaatatttactggttgtatttaaatatttaaaatataatttatatattctaattaaattttataaataattaatatttattgcttaaaaatatttaaaatttatatttcatatattaaaatattaacaacaagttataataaaaatttttatattcttactaaaatataataatattaactaatttaaatacatatttgttacttgataataacatgtctaaaatgaacattttatttctcaaaagcactttttgacagcaatattaaacactcaaattttaaaccaaaattttcaaaagtacttttctaCGGCACTTTTCAAAAACATTGTCAAACTAACATTTGCCAAACATCAAGTTCCAACCATGCATGTAGGTTCCTTTTCATATCCGGTTCCAAGCCCTCACTAGAAAGTGATACTTTAAATTTATCGTTTATACGGTTTTATTTGTTATGGATCGGATTTGAAGGTATATTTAGAGGAAGTTAAATATGGGTTTAGatgattttagatttttataagaTGATTGTGAATTTGAAAGGCTTtggaatttatattttaaataaaataaaataaaataaaataaaacaaagaaaagaaaattgaacccTTTCGAGAGGAAATTATCTGTGAACCCCTTAATAGTTAGGGTACTTGACTTTATTTAGATTCTAGTACAACGGTAATAGTTGGGTTGgtttatgaaaaataatttaaaaaattacagttATCCGAATCAAAtcgattattatttttagttaattaccTTAAAAGtttttgagaattaaattttaaattaatctctaaatgtttgttaattttttttataaataataatttttggcttaaaaattaaatgttagcTCGGATTTGAcgtaaagtatttaaaatatgtatttcaaaatttgaacaagTTTATATCTATAGCTTGGATAGCCATTCTGAgtgtgagtttggatggacggtgcgATGTGTCTAGCATGTTTTTTGTCTCATGCTACAGTATCACTTAAGTATTTAATCTCACCGTCACCATTATTTTTACAGTAACCGCAGATAAATGCACCGCCTATTCAAACCCATAATTCAAACGATGAATgtaataagtataaatatatttaaaattcgaTTCACGTATACACTCCACTTTAAATCTAGATTTATTATTCAACATCCAAATTAATGTTAAGTctagaaaaaaaaacctaattaataaaacaGTTATGCTTTAAAAACCCAAATcgaaatattctaaaatttaaatatatttatttgtataaacTATAAGCCccacttcttcttttttcttccttttttgccCTTCCCCGCTCTACAGAGCTTATCCAAGCTTTACCCAGAGAACTGTTAAGCAAGCATAACTTGGTTATATCAAAAGATTTTCGACAAACAAAGAAACATGCAATGATGAATTGGGGGGGTAATTGTGAAACATCAATAACGAACTAAAACACTTTTTTTGGGGCCCTTCAGTTCTTGTTCTTATCTTTTGTTGCTTTTCCTTCAcccttatttttataatattaattgttGACAAGCCAGTTTTCAAAGAGGAAAGGGGTATATAAGATAAAAGATGGAGAAGGAAGGGGTCAAATGTAGTAATAAGCAAAAGTTTAGGCCTATCCCAAGCTAATATCGTGTAAGATTAGAAGTAGTACTTGAACTCATTCCACTAACTCGTGTTTTTCAACACTTTCAAATGAGAAGaaatatttagtaaataaattgagattttaatccaaataaaaattttaacttttgtttgaatttattatttttatcgtCCTTACAATACATCTAGATCTAATTATagatatgtaaaattttaggtcaattttcTAGGCCCGAGTTCGGCCTAAAAAATAAGTCTAAAATTCTTCTCAACTCAGTCCAGATTAAAAATGGTAAACTTGAGCCTAACTCAACTagctcgtattaatttttttagattatttttataaaaaatataatatatcaaatacactaaaaatattaaaataaatatttcccaacaatagcaaaatcaacaataaaataagagttgtacaatatctaaacaataacaacaaaatgatatcaatataatagcaaaataccAGCAAAATAGGTGATTCGGTTCTGGCCAGGCCCGTGCCAAAAAATCATACTCGAGGCTTGAAAATGGGTCTTACTTTTTATCCAAACCCATtttcaatattatatatttttgcccaaactctcCCATTTTTAGGTGAACTTTCGGACCTGGATGGTTGATCCGGTTCATAATTAAGTCTAATTACATCACgtctaaaataaatatatatatatatttttaaaatcacttCTTTGCCACAATAATCATACGAGCCATTAATTAACTTTACCTGGTAATACTATTAAGACCCAACACTAGGCTTGACACAATGGGCTTTTGCAAGCTGGTTACTTGGGGTCCAGTACGGCTGCTGCCCAGTGCCTAACTAAGCTTTTCAATTTTCAATCTGCTAAGAAGGAACCATTGGGCAATTGCTAACAAACAACTGTTGAGATCAAATAGCATATCACAAGCTCAACTTTTAACCGAAGATGAACAGTAATACCAGTCCAACCACAGCAACAACAGCATTAATACTCAAGTTTAAGTAGCATgtatttggttaaaatatgctataggTCCCCGTGCTCTtcacaaatttcaaatttagtctctttacttttattttcaagaaattaGTTTATctgtttttaaaattctaaaattctgGTTCAATTTTTAATGctgttaaatttattagtgtgacattttgtgattaaaaaaaatattcacttaGTGGAAATATAACTAAAATAATGACACTATAATAAAGATGAATTGAATAAAgtaattttaatagtattaacaattagatttaaattttgaattctgaaaaatagataattaaacttatagaaataaaagtatagaaactaaattttaaatttaccaaAAGTGCTGAAACTTATGACTTACTGTAACTCACGgagaaaataataatcaaatttaacttaatttcaagtttaattggAATTCAATACAAAAGATTTAgcttaaattgtatatttaaaaaGTCACAATTTTTACCGATTGAGTCATAGTTCGATTGATATGGGCATTGTTTCCagttagaggtgatcatgggttgggctacctTACCCGGCCCAATAGCCTGTCCAAAAAATGAGAGGGTTCTGGTAAAAATATAAGCCCTaaatatgagtttgggcaaaaaaataaagCCCGTTTTGGAAAAAATgaggcccattttctaaacgggccagACATTGATAAAACCTTTTTAGCCCGGGCCCGACCCGacctgaattatatattaaatatatatttttatttttaatcctgTTTGGCATAGATAGATTGAGCTATATTTAAGGaattatcaaatatatatttaatcaaatatattaaaaagatatattatatattaaatatatatttaatatgggcTGGGCCGGGCCAATCTCGAGCTTAGTAATTTTCTTTCGGATTGGGCTTAGACAAATTTTTAGgctcatatttcgggccgggccaagCCCGAGCCTAGAAagtgggcctaaaattttgtctaggTCCGGCTCGAACCCGACCCATGATCATCTATATTGCTAGTACGAGGATATGGGTTTCAGTGTGCTGAACCGTATTGTCATTCTATTTTTAAGTTGGAGAGGGACTATGGGTATTTTTAGacgttatataaaaaaaacagatatgatcaaaatttataataaatttattaaaggaaaattttaagtatttacaaTCTAATTTCAAAGGGCAAATAAAACACACAGGatgaatttttcttaaattctGACCCATACCCAATAATTTTACATTCTTTCAAAAAGACCCAAATTATTAACTTCACAAAATATACATTTCcatattaccaaaaaaaaaaaacagagcaaaattttaacaagaaaaatgaaaatatctaATCATACTTTTCTCTCCAAGAGTAAACCAAAAAGGAAACCCAAGAAAGAGCCAATAAAATATCGCCAACCGTTTGCCTAATACAATCCCAAGCCAAATCCTCCACTCTGGTCTCGAACCAAAACCTCCACACGGCCATGAAAACGTGCAAGAAGGTGCAGCCGGCGGCGAAGAAGGACTGGAAATCGGTGTCTTCAACGAAGGAGACCATGAAGAGCAAGAAGCCGATGGTGAACAAGAGCAGGCCGGAGAACGAATCGGAGGTCCGGATCAGGAGTTGGTCGTGTGGGGTGGAGCCGAGGAGCTTGGTGGCAGTTTCGATCCCGTGCGTGAAGGTGTAGATTTCTTTCATACGGAACATCATGAAGGCGCCGCTTGATATGGCGATGGCCGAGTGGAGGAGACAGATCAGCATGAAGCACGACGACGGCGGTGATGACGAAGGCGATGGTGACGATGTTCTCGTTGCCATTTTCGTGGGTTTTTTTCCTGAATTCGACCGGATGGACGGTTGTAATTTTGTTAAGGATTTCTTAAAATAGGCATGGTTGTAGTGGAATAAGACACTGACTCTTCGAGTTTATTTCAGGAAGCAAAGACTAAACGAAGAAGAGGTAGAGAAAAAAGGATTTTCGCTAGTTTTATCGGTGATTTCTTTTAGGCTTAATTGTtgttttagtccctatactatattaaaattttatatttatcctttctactttaatttatgtaatttgatatctgtatttttataatattattagtaaacctaaattaataacatatttttatatatttccttaaattaataatatatttagctGTTACcattaaattaataacatatttaaaaaaaaaacttaaacattCAGCTAACATGTAAATTTATAATTAGtagaatattatttatattttcatgtaaCCTTAACTCTGTGACCaatttagttatatttttatgGACCTTAAACATTCAACTAACATTTTTATGAATACGGATATGCTAGTGATATTGTAAAAATAGAGAGATCAAATtctactaaattaaaatttaaatgattaaagtttaaattttaaatataatagagggactaaaactgaattagaccatttattttactaattttgtgAAAGATTCTGCCGAGTTGGGTTTAAATGAAGATAAGGATCTGGTGGGACCCAATTTCTGGGACATTAAATAATCCTCTTGTCCTTTGCTACAACCACGTGCCGGAATCTAATTAGTGCCGACAGGTACGTTTCCGTATGACTGtgaaaataaaatcctaaaatttcaaccaaaaaattttgattctaaattttatattttttttattttattaaaataaaattaataaattcttTTTCACCGTGGTATTAAAATATGAAGGTGAAATTTTTTGTTGAATAAAAGTTTTACTTTCGGTCTCAAAAATTGGGATTGAAAGTAAAATgttattaagattaattaatttgTGTATTAAGATTTTCTTTTGTTGATTGAAAAATTGGTCGatgatttcattttaaaaaaattgaaatttttacattGGTTAAATAAAAAGTGAGTATTTCAAATTAATCCAAACAAAAAGAAACTCTAATTTTTTTGGAATGAAATGACCGATCAATTTTTTCAATCAAGAAAAGCAAACACATAATATCCAAATTGATTAATCTTAATAATCCTAAACTCTTGTTTTCTATtgcatttttttctcaaaaaaaaattctaaaagtaaaaattatccaaaaaaatttcACCCTAAAACTTCAATTacatgatgaaaaaaaaaagagaaaatttgagtgttgttgattttattttaatatggtaAGATAAATACAAATCTAAGGTTTAAAACCATTTATTTTGATCTAATGGTTAAGATCATTTTAgttcttatgatttttattttaaaaattctcgcTATAATTGTCGCATATTAATTATATAGCTTTATCAtgcaaaatatgctaaaaaaattagggtttaggatttaagctTCTAATATTAATAGTTTTCTAATTAGCATAACCTTTCggtttacaatatatatattttttcttctcttccaaAATCATTTCTTAAAAGTAATGTTATTGAAATCAGATCGAATTGGTGGATATATCGGTTTGGATAAAGGGTTTGAATTTGCTTTTGAGTAAATGATTTAGGGtcgataaaaataaaaaattaagataaaaactgACAGTTgaatcaatttatatttttatattttaattatttagttaattatcaTTGAATCGAGGATCAAGCCAATTAAACTAAGAAGTGATAGTCTGATTGGTTtgactagacctgtccatgggccgggccgggtccagaaaatttttttggcccgcctcctaagcccgagcccggcccggcccaaaatatgggcctaaaattttgcccaggcccgacccgagaaaaatatcataagcccgagcccggaCCAGCCCATTTTtacaataaacattaaaaaaatattttaaaaataaaaaatatattttaaaagtattttaaaattaaaaaataaaaataaaaaatatatatttattatattcgggccgggcacgggccaaaaaagtggtgcccgaggcccggcccttTTTAAATGGgtctcgtttttttgcccaagcccatatttcgggcctatatttttatctgaaccctcccatattttaggcgggccgggccgcccggcccatggacaggtctaggtTTGACCATCGATCAGGTTTTTTAAACATTGGTTAAAA
Coding sequences within it:
- the LOC107924916 gene encoding uncharacterized protein is translated as MATRTSSPSPSSSPPSSCFMLICLLHSAIAISSGAFMMFRMKEIYTFTHGIETATKLLGSTPHDQLLIRTSDSFSGLLLFTIGFLLFMVSFVEDTDFQSFFAAGCTFLHVFMAVWRFWFETRVEDLAWDCIRQTVGDILLALSWVSFLVYSWREKYD